acttttttATAAATGCacaaaatatgtaaaaataaaaaaaatctggaaatataaattataaaatatgatatttaaaatataaaatgcttgtaataaaatatgaatttgaattttatgaatttcatTCAAAACTCTAAAaaactcatatatataaataaaatttaacattttaaaaatctcgaaaaacatttataaaaattgagAGTAATTGtgaaatatgataatttttttaaggatATCAAATATCGAGTTGTAACTTTAAaccagtaaaaaaaaaaaaaaaaaaaaaaaaagcaaaagcagccaaaaaaaaaacattaatctTGCTTCTAGCTTTTGTTAAAAGTTATAAAAGTTGAAACAAAAGCTGATTTTCATAAACACTCCAAAGCACTTCTACCAGACTAGAATTCATAAAATACTTCATAGCTCTCTCAATCACACTCTCTTATACCCTCCTGAAACCCTAGTCCATATTCATCTCCAACTTTCCATTCCATCTGAATTTATTCTTGAATACATCCTAGAATGCTCTGCTTCCTTATCTGGACACTTGGAAGACACCTCCTTTGACAATATCAGAACTCCCATCCTCCGAAAGTAACCCTAAATTTTCCTACCACAAGTCTACGACCTTATGGCATAAAAAGTTCTCCCCCAAAGGAAATCTCCACATCCATTTGCACTGCACATTATTCTATGCCTCCAAATTCAATAAACCAGAAGTCTACTCTCGTGGCTATGTAGTCTGATATACCCATATAAGCATTTACAAAACGTGTTATGTAGATTCCAAAGTAAATATAAAGATCCCGTCTTCATGCTTCTAAGCGAATCACATGTACACAGTAAATTAGATTGCATGTTAACTCACATATGGAAAACATGACATTCATCAGTATACATAACAAGGAGAAAAACATTTTTGGGATGATACATAAAACGAGCTAAAATAGAATCCATTCCATATAATTGGTTTGAGCAATATGACTTACAATCCGTCAACAAAGCAGAACTCAAGAGTTTAGTCACTTGGAGAGCATGGCCACATAATGCAACATGCTGCAAATCTAAATCTCATCCAGATAATTAATGACAAGGCAGAAATTTGACCACGATTCTCAATAACGATATTTGGTGGAGTAATCTTTTGGAGCAATGACAAGACCACGGCCTTTCCTAGCACCACGATAAACGGTCTCAACAATGTCGATGAACTCTTGCTTATCTTTTAGAGCCCAGTTGATCTTATTGTTGTTTCCAGTGCCAAGGTCTATCATAATGTGTTTGTTCCTAAAGAAGAACATGACGGTTGACGGGTCATACAACTCATACATTGTGTTGAAATCAGGCACCTCTGAGATATCTACCAAGTAAATGACAGCAAAGTTCTTCAGCGTCTCAGCAACTGAAGCCAGTACTTCATCCATCTGGGAAGtataattaaacaacaaatgAAAAGATCTAAAATCATTAATGCAACCAGAAATGTAAATGAGTCGAGCTTATAAATTTCATGGGTTCAAGCTTGAGCCGCTACAAAacttgagatcaagttcatcgAGCTCAACTTAAAGAATCTCAAGCTTGCAAACTAGCTCACATGATCATATCATGATAACGAGATCAGATGTTTGGACACTAATAATAATGTGTTCAtgggctttaaataaaataatcaacatttttaTGGCATAATCATTAAATTCCATATGCAAATATTGACATAAgaatgataaatttatttttctacatcattaaaattataaagaaattatttaaactaATGAACTAGCTCACAAACTTTCTAATGATTAAAATTGAGCTTGAGCTCATCAAAAAGCTCAAACAAGTGTTATCGTGCAAGAAAGTTCAAGTTTTATTGGAGCACATGTAGAGTTGGATTGATAGACTTAAAAACTGGGTCGACTGTCCTCTCCTCTCCTACGTCTCAAgtgcaataaaataataaacttaGCCACTTAGGTAGTGCTTGGATTACtgaatttaaaatcaatgacttcGAATCTATGACTTGTTTAGATGTAcaaaatttaattgaatttgaaatgtaCCTTATATTAAGTTAAGTAATTTTAACCGTAATTGTCGTGGATTCTAAATATCTTGtgtatcatt
The DNA window shown above is from Primulina huaijiensis isolate GDHJ02 chromosome 12, ASM1229523v2, whole genome shotgun sequence and carries:
- the LOC140990412 gene encoding thioredoxin-like protein YLS8; translated protein: MSYLLPHLHSGWAVDQAILAEEERLVLIRFGHDWDETCMQMDEVLASVAETLKNFAVIYLVDISEVPDFNTMYELYDPSTVMFFFRNKHIMIDLGTGNNNKINWALKDKQEFIDIVETVYRGARKGRGLVIAPKDYSTKYRY